The proteins below are encoded in one region of Flammeovirga kamogawensis:
- a CDS encoding SusC/RagA family TonB-linked outer membrane protein — translation MTRLTTFFDSSGLWSAFLIILLTSTISFAQRNINGVVTDEEGSPIPGVTILLKNSNSGTTTDFDGNYKIQIENANSTLIFSYIGMQTEEIVVGNQTTINLSMSEDMVKLEELVVIGYGTQSKKDVTGSVSVIGAEDMESRPNTQVGSLLQGKVAGVQVQASSGKPSQGISMRIRGTNSINAGAEPLYVVDGVPTTDTRSISPSDIESVSVLKDASAAAIYGAQGANGVVLITTKKGTSSKPTVSLDVYGGVNEVWRTQEVLNGEQYRDLMTEMGYNTDWSKYQENTDWQNEVFQTGYTQNYQVAISGKSDRTNYYVSGGFTGAQGAVRSSEMNRANFKVNLDQDVNNWLKVGTRVSYVDYNDVDVKDNAAVNQGGVLLGALTTPAVIGVYNEDGTFTSNPFQDWENPIASTDGSKRGFNNKRFLGNFYAEVTFLENFKFKSNIGIDNNTDKYDYFLDPYKTSYGRALNGQSIVNQNNNSYYIFDNTLSFNKLINRHKVEALVGAVVQKYHWQSSNIERRNFASDAITTPNGGSEIAAASATEAEKSNASFLGRVNYAFNNKYLFTANIRLDGSSVFGPQNRWGVFPSFSAGWRVSEEAFLEDVEFISDLKLRAGYGIVGNDNIGTYAYMGKVGSGANYPIGGIAQPGSYPASIENQKLKWEESEQTNIGIDIGLINDRVELTVDAYIKRTSDLLLNAPLPRSTGYDNAIQNIGALENKGLEFNLNTVNVDKEIKWSTNFNISFNRNTVTNLVGQEIYVGSIAGRGEAIQIKEGQTLGAIYGYEFLGVDPTTGNAYYMGGDGNSTFNPSPDDRKIIGDANPDFIYGFTNTLMWKGITLNVFFQGAHGNEMLNATRIDTEGMTDAKSQSTAVLNRWKRRGDVTTIPKASPGNTDNSRISTRFVEDASYLRLKALTLAYSLPTDMISKFRMGSFKVYATGENLWTLTNYTGFDPEVNQGGNSNTVLGIDYGTYPQTRSIIIGANITF, via the coding sequence ATGACTAGACTTACTACGTTTTTTGACTCCTCAGGATTATGGAGTGCTTTTTTAATTATACTACTAACATCTACAATATCATTTGCACAAAGAAATATAAATGGTGTTGTAACAGATGAAGAAGGGTCTCCAATACCTGGAGTAACTATTTTATTAAAGAATTCGAATAGCGGTACTACCACAGATTTTGATGGTAACTATAAAATACAAATCGAGAACGCTAATTCAACATTAATATTTAGTTACATTGGAATGCAAACCGAAGAGATTGTTGTCGGAAACCAAACAACAATTAACTTAAGCATGTCAGAAGACATGGTAAAGTTGGAAGAATTGGTTGTGATTGGATACGGTACACAAAGTAAAAAGGATGTAACCGGTTCTGTAAGTGTTATTGGAGCAGAAGATATGGAGTCTCGTCCTAATACACAGGTTGGATCTTTATTACAAGGTAAAGTTGCAGGTGTTCAAGTTCAAGCATCTTCAGGTAAACCATCGCAAGGTATTTCGATGCGTATTCGTGGTACGAACTCAATTAATGCCGGAGCAGAACCTTTATATGTAGTAGATGGCGTACCTACAACAGATACTAGATCAATAAGTCCATCAGATATAGAAAGTGTTTCTGTATTAAAAGATGCATCAGCTGCTGCAATTTATGGAGCACAAGGTGCAAATGGCGTTGTTCTGATTACAACTAAGAAAGGTACATCTTCTAAACCAACTGTATCATTAGATGTATATGGTGGTGTAAATGAAGTATGGAGAACACAAGAAGTCTTAAACGGTGAACAATACCGAGATTTAATGACTGAAATGGGTTATAATACAGATTGGAGTAAATACCAAGAAAATACAGATTGGCAAAATGAAGTTTTCCAAACCGGGTATACTCAAAATTATCAGGTAGCAATTTCTGGAAAATCTGATAGAACAAATTATTATGTTTCAGGTGGTTTTACAGGTGCTCAAGGTGCTGTAAGAAGTTCTGAAATGAATAGAGCTAATTTTAAAGTAAATCTAGATCAAGATGTAAACAACTGGTTAAAAGTGGGTACTAGAGTTTCTTATGTAGATTACAATGATGTTGACGTTAAAGATAACGCAGCTGTAAACCAAGGAGGTGTATTATTAGGTGCTTTAACTACTCCAGCTGTAATTGGAGTTTATAACGAAGATGGAACATTTACTTCTAACCCATTCCAAGATTGGGAAAACCCTATTGCAAGTACAGATGGTTCTAAAAGAGGATTTAATAACAAAAGATTCTTGGGTAATTTCTATGCTGAGGTAACATTTTTAGAGAACTTTAAATTTAAATCAAATATTGGTATTGATAATAATACTGATAAATACGATTACTTTTTAGACCCTTATAAAACATCTTATGGTAGAGCTCTAAATGGCCAATCTATTGTAAATCAGAATAACAACTCTTACTATATTTTTGATAATACTCTATCTTTTAATAAACTGATTAATAGACATAAAGTAGAAGCACTGGTTGGTGCAGTAGTTCAGAAATACCATTGGCAGAGTAGTAATATAGAAAGGAGAAATTTTGCTTCAGATGCGATTACAACTCCTAATGGAGGTTCGGAAATAGCTGCAGCATCTGCAACAGAAGCAGAAAAGTCTAATGCATCTTTTTTAGGTCGTGTAAACTATGCTTTCAATAATAAATATTTATTTACAGCCAATATACGTTTAGATGGTTCTAGTGTGTTTGGTCCGCAAAATAGATGGGGTGTTTTTCCTTCATTCTCTGCAGGTTGGAGAGTATCTGAAGAGGCTTTCTTAGAAGATGTAGAATTTATTTCTGATCTGAAATTAAGAGCTGGATATGGTATTGTGGGTAATGATAATATAGGTACTTATGCTTATATGGGTAAGGTTGGTTCAGGAGCTAATTATCCAATTGGTGGTATTGCACAACCAGGTTCTTATCCAGCTTCAATTGAGAATCAAAAATTAAAGTGGGAAGAATCAGAACAAACAAACATTGGTATTGATATCGGTTTAATCAATGATCGTGTAGAATTAACTGTTGATGCTTATATAAAAAGAACATCAGATCTTTTATTGAATGCTCCTTTACCTAGGTCAACAGGTTATGATAATGCTATTCAGAATATTGGAGCATTAGAAAACAAAGGACTTGAATTTAATTTAAATACAGTGAATGTAGATAAAGAGATCAAATGGAGTACTAATTTTAATATCTCATTCAATAGAAATACAGTAACAAACTTAGTTGGTCAAGAAATTTATGTTGGGAGTATTGCTGGAAGAGGAGAAGCAATTCAGATTAAAGAAGGACAAACATTGGGAGCTATTTATGGTTACGAATTTTTAGGTGTTGACCCTACAACAGGTAATGCATATTATATGGGAGGTGATGGTAATTCTACTTTTAATCCTTCGCCAGACGATAGGAAGATAATTGGAGATGCAAACCCTGATTTTATCTATGGTTTTACAAATACATTAATGTGGAAAGGCATTACTTTAAATGTGTTTTTCCAAGGAGCTCATGGCAACGAAATGCTGAATGCTACTAGAATTGATACTGAAGGAATGACAGATGCAAAAAGTCAGTCGACAGCAGTACTAAATAGATGGAAAAGAAGAGGTGATGTGACTACTATTCCAAAGGCAAGTCCTGGAAATACAGATAACTCTAGAATTTCTACTCGCTTTGTAGAAGATGCTTCTTATCTAAGACTTAAAGCACTAACACTAGCTTATAGTTTACCAACCGATATGATTAGTAAATTTAGAATGGGTTCATTTAAGGTATACGCAACAGGTGAAAACCTTTGGACACTCACAAACTATACAGGATTTGATCCTGAAGTAAATCAAGGTGGAAATTCTAATACTGTTTTAGGTATTGATTATGGTACTTATCCACAAACACGAAGCATAATTATTGGAGCAAATATCACTTTCTAA
- a CDS encoding RagB/SusD family nutrient uptake outer membrane protein: MNVKKYITIAAVVLGTMSCDNFLDLQPISEETSDNAYNKASQMESALIGAYETFQSAEYYVWDNIVFSDVRSDNAYAGGDNPEVFEADLLNVTPINSRVFTNWSQIYNGILKANTVIEKIELITDPGLKEERKNQIKGEALFLRAYHYFTLVKLFGGVPLILEPTKSTDPADVRVARNSEEEVYQQIIADLTISAQLLPDFYTDDNGNDLGGSTNKARATAGASNALLAKVYAQHKDWDNALDAIGKVEKSTAGYILLSNYSNLFDSENYNNSESILEVQYLGTDEGNFGPQLLLPPSISGDTWRKFVTPSQDLIAAYDNENDVIRKGAAVLFENVDWVDEYWGNTAGSSIPFSYKWKKAMGWASTDRPYLLRFADIVLLKAEAFNEVGNSAAALVELNKIRARVNLEAITSGLSQDQLRDKILNERRLELAQEGHRWDDLVRQNKVVATMNNLIEIDLRTGQKVNYNMTEAKVLLPIPQQELDRNPALVQNPL; this comes from the coding sequence ATGAACGTAAAAAAATATATAACAATTGCTGCCGTCGTATTAGGAACGATGTCGTGTGATAACTTTTTAGACTTGCAGCCTATTTCAGAAGAAACTTCTGATAATGCTTATAATAAAGCGTCTCAAATGGAAAGTGCATTAATAGGTGCATACGAGACATTTCAATCTGCTGAGTACTATGTTTGGGACAATATTGTCTTCAGTGATGTTCGTTCTGATAACGCTTATGCTGGAGGTGATAACCCTGAAGTATTTGAAGCTGATTTACTAAATGTAACACCAATTAACTCTAGAGTATTTACAAACTGGTCTCAGATATACAATGGGATTTTAAAAGCAAATACTGTAATAGAGAAAATTGAATTAATTACAGATCCAGGTTTAAAAGAAGAACGTAAAAATCAAATAAAAGGAGAGGCTTTATTTTTAAGAGCTTATCATTATTTTACTTTGGTAAAACTATTTGGTGGTGTGCCTTTAATTTTAGAACCTACTAAATCTACAGATCCTGCTGATGTTAGAGTCGCAAGAAATTCTGAAGAGGAAGTGTACCAACAAATTATTGCTGATTTAACAATTTCAGCTCAATTATTACCAGATTTTTATACTGATGATAATGGCAATGATTTAGGTGGGTCTACAAATAAAGCAAGAGCAACAGCTGGAGCATCGAATGCACTTTTAGCAAAGGTTTATGCACAACATAAAGATTGGGATAATGCGTTAGATGCTATCGGGAAAGTAGAGAAATCTACAGCGGGATATATTCTATTGTCTAATTATTCAAATCTTTTTGATAGCGAGAATTACAATAATTCTGAATCTATCTTAGAAGTACAATACTTAGGTACAGATGAAGGAAACTTTGGTCCGCAATTATTATTACCACCATCAATTTCTGGAGATACATGGAGAAAGTTTGTTACACCTTCTCAAGATTTAATTGCTGCTTATGATAATGAGAACGATGTAATTAGAAAAGGTGCTGCTGTTTTATTCGAAAACGTAGATTGGGTAGATGAATATTGGGGAAACACTGCTGGTTCAAGTATTCCTTTTTCTTACAAATGGAAAAAGGCCATGGGTTGGGCTTCAACAGATCGTCCTTACCTGTTAAGATTTGCTGATATAGTATTATTAAAGGCAGAAGCATTTAACGAAGTAGGAAATAGTGCCGCAGCTTTAGTAGAACTAAATAAAATTAGAGCAAGAGTTAATTTAGAAGCAATTACATCTGGTCTATCTCAAGATCAATTAAGAGATAAAATTCTGAATGAAAGAAGATTAGAATTGGCTCAAGAAGGACATAGATGGGATGATCTTGTTCGTCAGAACAAAGTAGTTGCTACCATGAATAATTTAATTGAGATAGACTTAAGAACAGGTCAGAAAGTAAATTATAATATGACAGAAGCGAAGGTTTTACTACCAATTCCTCAACAAGAATTAGATCGTAACCCTGCTTTAGTTCAAAATCCATTATAG
- a CDS encoding glycoside hydrolase family 30 protein, with product MRKEKMNTLIGLILLMATSISGIGCGDNNENKTPIPPPPVVEVDHVQLYVTSRDDVNGQKNQGLRLLEDVVATGEDESYVTLRVDQNQVYQEIDGFGFTLTGGSAMHINSMSSASRAALLQELFGREEGQVGVNYLRVSIAASDLDASPFSYAEVEDETLSNFSISKDKEHLIPVLKEILAINPSIKILGTPWSPPTWMKSNNAYKGGSLLVDKYATYADYFVKYIQAYAAEGITIDAITVQNEPLHDGNNPSLYMEAEEMAKFIAEQLGPKFQAANISTKIITYDHNCDRPDYPISIINSNANQYINGSAFHLYGGDISALSSVKTADTSKSIYFTEQWVGANEDFGGALMWHFENMFIGAPRNWSRNVLEWNLASDANLQPHTEGGCTECLGALTIEGNTVNRNVAYYTVAHASKFIPSGSYRVKSNNMGDLPNVSFITPNGKIITLLMNNSDSQKKFNYKLTGTDKSYIISIPANSVGTMVYDTNTKA from the coding sequence ATGAGAAAGGAAAAAATGAATACATTAATTGGTTTAATTCTATTAATGGCTACTTCAATTTCAGGAATTGGCTGTGGAGATAATAATGAAAATAAAACACCAATACCACCACCGCCTGTGGTAGAAGTAGATCATGTACAATTATATGTGACTTCGAGAGACGATGTGAATGGTCAGAAAAACCAAGGATTAAGATTGTTAGAAGATGTCGTAGCAACAGGAGAAGACGAGTCTTATGTTACGTTACGTGTTGATCAAAATCAAGTTTATCAAGAGATTGATGGTTTTGGATTTACATTAACAGGTGGTAGTGCAATGCATATTAATTCAATGTCGAGTGCTTCAAGAGCAGCACTTTTACAAGAGTTATTTGGTAGAGAAGAGGGACAAGTTGGTGTAAATTATCTTAGAGTAAGTATTGCAGCTTCAGATTTAGATGCTAGCCCTTTCTCGTATGCAGAAGTAGAAGACGAAACATTGTCGAACTTTTCTATCAGTAAAGATAAAGAACATTTAATTCCAGTTTTAAAGGAAATTTTAGCAATCAATCCATCAATAAAGATTTTGGGAACACCTTGGTCGCCACCTACATGGATGAAATCTAATAATGCTTACAAAGGAGGATCTTTATTAGTTGATAAGTATGCTACTTATGCAGATTACTTTGTAAAATACATTCAAGCTTATGCAGCTGAAGGTATTACTATTGATGCAATTACTGTTCAAAACGAACCACTTCACGATGGTAACAATCCAAGTTTATACATGGAAGCAGAGGAGATGGCAAAGTTTATTGCAGAACAATTAGGACCTAAATTTCAAGCAGCTAATATATCTACTAAGATAATTACGTACGATCATAATTGTGATCGTCCTGATTATCCAATTTCAATTATCAATTCTAATGCAAATCAGTACATTAATGGTTCGGCTTTCCATTTATATGGTGGTGATATTTCAGCATTGTCATCTGTAAAAACAGCAGATACTTCAAAATCAATCTACTTTACAGAACAATGGGTAGGAGCAAACGAAGATTTTGGTGGAGCTTTAATGTGGCACTTTGAAAACATGTTTATTGGAGCTCCAAGAAATTGGAGTAGAAATGTTTTGGAATGGAACTTAGCTTCTGATGCAAATTTACAGCCTCATACTGAAGGTGGATGTACAGAATGTTTAGGCGCTTTAACTATTGAGGGAAACACAGTAAATAGAAATGTAGCCTACTATACCGTAGCTCATGCTTCTAAATTTATTCCATCAGGGTCTTATCGTGTAAAGTCAAATAATATGGGTGATTTACCAAATGTATCTTTTATAACTCCAAATGGTAAGATTATCACTTTATTAATGAACAATTCTGATTCGCAGAAGAAATTTAATTACAAACTAACAGGAACAGACAAATCATACATCATTTCAATTCCAGCAAACAGTGTCGGAACAATGGTGTATGATACCAACACTAAAGCTTAA